One bacterium genomic region harbors:
- the trmD gene encoding tRNA (guanosine(37)-N1)-methyltransferase TrmD, which yields MKINILTIFPKLFDSFLNETLIKKAITAKLLEINVVDIRAYATDKHHITDEPPYGGGPGMVMKIEPIFRALEALKKTGKTALMSPRGRQFSQSVVEEYAKLDELTLICGRYEGVDYRVTEHLVDEELSIGPYVMSGGEVPAMVVAEAVSRYVPGVLGNSESLIEETFSLGGRSQGTGDRRVDPLPSTLYPVPSSEYPCYTKPEEFNGWKVPEVLLSGNHALIKKWREENTR from the coding sequence ATGAAAATCAATATTCTCACTATTTTTCCAAAGCTGTTTGATAGCTTTTTAAACGAGACGCTGATAAAGAAAGCGATCACGGCTAAGCTGTTGGAAATTAATGTTGTCGATATCCGCGCTTACGCGACCGATAAACATCATATAACGGACGAACCGCCTTATGGCGGTGGGCCGGGAATGGTGATGAAGATCGAGCCGATTTTTCGAGCGCTTGAGGCGCTCAAAAAAACGGGAAAGACGGCGCTGATGTCTCCGCGTGGCCGGCAGTTTTCACAATCGGTTGTTGAGGAATATGCAAAACTTGATGAACTAACACTGATTTGCGGGCGCTATGAAGGTGTTGATTATCGTGTGACGGAACACTTGGTTGACGAAGAATTGTCGATCGGGCCATACGTGATGTCGGGTGGCGAAGTGCCGGCAATGGTGGTGGCGGAAGCGGTGTCTAGATATGTTCCTGGAGTTCTGGGTAATTCAGAATCTCTAATAGAAGAAACATTCTCATTAGGGGGCAGGTCGCAGGGGACAGGGGACAGGCGCGTCGACCCTCTACCCTCTACCCTCTACCCTGTACCCTCGTCAGAGTATCCGTGTTATACGAAACCGGAAGAATTTAACGGCTGGAAAGTGCCGGAGGTTTTGTTGTCGGGAAATCACGCGCTAATTAAAAAATGGAGAGAAGAGAATACTCGCTAA
- a CDS encoding divergent PAP2 family protein, translating into MFFPPFIIPIVVGVFTQLLKVFFKGNRVPDPDHTRFDMLPQYGGMPSAHTAFATSLATLVSLTDGIGSNSFAIAICVMIFILDDALRLRVFLGRFGVAIRRLLKLLPEEEQKTMPHIEGRIGHRVSEVIVGAFVGIIATILLWILDQRL; encoded by the coding sequence ATGTTCTTCCCTCCCTTCATCATTCCCATCGTTGTCGGTGTTTTTACCCAGCTCTTAAAGGTGTTTTTTAAAGGTAATCGCGTTCCTGATCCAGACCATACGCGTTTTGATATGTTGCCACAGTATGGTGGAATGCCATCGGCGCACACCGCTTTTGCGACATCATTGGCTACGCTTGTTAGTCTAACGGATGGAATTGGTTCAAATAGTTTTGCGATTGCGATTTGTGTGATGATTTTTATTTTGGATGATGCGCTACGTCTTCGGGTATTTTTGGGACGTTTTGGGGTGGCGATCCGTCGCCTATTAAAACTTCTGCCGGAAGAAGAACAAAAAACAATGCCACACATTGAAGGGCGTATCGGTCATCGTGTTTCAGAAGTTATTGTTGGGGCGTTTGTGGGAATCATCGCTACAATTCTTCTTTGGATTTTGGATCAACGATTGTAG
- a CDS encoding LAGLIDADG family homing endonuclease, with translation MLAKTGSQLSHSTLLPSKRRTKPVLKADYIVGLTDGEGCFYVNVRDSASYHAGASVELQFHIKLNARDRELLEVVKESLGCGGVYFQKETRANHAQCFRYTVNSHQTIIEKIIPFFKKYPLQSSSKLKSFQYFCEIAEMVEQKLHHSPEGIEKIRELKSMMNKRTGLA, from the coding sequence ATGTTAGCGAAAACTGGGAGTCAGCTGAGTCATAGTACCTTGCTACCAAGCAAGCGAAGGACGAAGCCTGTTCTTAAAGCAGATTATATTGTCGGTTTAACCGATGGAGAAGGATGTTTTTATGTGAATGTTCGCGATTCGGCGTCATATCATGCGGGAGCGAGTGTGGAATTACAATTTCACATCAAGCTAAATGCGCGTGATCGTGAATTGCTGGAAGTGGTAAAAGAGAGCTTGGGTTGTGGTGGTGTGTATTTCCAAAAGGAAACACGCGCCAATCACGCGCAATGCTTTCGTTATACCGTTAACTCGCATCAAACAATCATTGAAAAAATAATTCCTTTCTTTAAAAAATATCCTCTGCAAAGTTCATCAAAATTAAAAAGTTTTCAGTATTTCTGCGAAATCGCCGAAATGGTGGAGCAAAAACTACATCATTCTCCGGAAGGTATCGAGAAAATACGAGAGCTGAAAAGTATGATGAACAAAAGAACGGGGCTCGCGTAG